A genomic region of Canis aureus isolate CA01 chromosome 16, VMU_Caureus_v.1.0, whole genome shotgun sequence contains the following coding sequences:
- the PRKAR1A gene encoding cAMP-dependent protein kinase type I-alpha regulatory subunit, whose translation MASGSTATSEEERSLRECELYVQKHNIQALLKDSIVQLCTARPERPMAFLREYFERLEKEEAKQIQNLQKASSRADSREDEISPPPPNPVVKGRRRRGAISAEVYTEEDAASYVRKVIPKDYKTMAALAKAIEKNVLFSHLDDNERSDIFDAMFPVSFIAGETVIQQGDEGDNFYVIDQGEMDVYVNNEWATSVGEGGSFGELALIYGTPRAATVKAKTNVKLWGIDRDSYRRILMGSTLRKRKMYEEFLSKVSILESLDKWERLTVADALEPVQFEDGQKIVVQGEPGDEFFIILEGSAAVLQRRSENEEFVEVGRLGPSDYFGEIALLMNRPRAATVVARGPLKCVKLDRPRFERVLGPCSDILKRNIQQYNSFVSLSV comes from the exons ATGGCGTCTGGCAGCACTGCCACCAGTGAGGAGGAGCGCAGCCTCCGGGAATGTGAGCTCTATGTCCAGAAGCACAACATTCAGGCACTGCTGAAGGATTCTATTGTGCAGTTGTGCACTGCTCGACCTGAGAGACCCATGGCATTCCTCAGGGAATACTTTGAGAGGCTGGAGAAG GAGGAGGCAAAACAGATTCAGAATCTGCAGAAAGCAAGCTCCCGTGCAGATTCGAGGGAGGATGAAATCTCTCCTCCTCCACCCAACCCAGTGGTTAAGGGCCGGAGGCGACGAGGTGCTATCAGTGCCGAAGTCTACACGGAGGAGGATGCTGCATCATATGTTAGAAAG GTTATACCAAAGGATTATAAGACTATGGCTGCTTTGGCTAAagccattgaaaagaatgtgctCTTTTCACATCTTGACGATAATGAGAGAAG TGATATTTTTGATGCCATGTTTCCAGTTTCCTTTATTGCTGGAGAGACGGTTATTCAGCAAG GTGATGAGGGAGATAACTTCTATGTGATTGATCAAGGAGAGATGGAT GTCTATGTCAACAACGAATGGGCAACCAGtgttggggaaggagggagctTTGGGGAACTTGCTTTGATCTACGGAACACCTAGAGCAGCCACAGTCAAAGCAAAGACAAACGTGAAATTGTGGGGTATCGACCGAGACAGCTATAGAAGAATCCTCATG ggAAGCACTCTGAGAAAGCGGAAGATGTATGAGGAGTTTCTTAGTAAAGTATCTATTTTAG AATCTCTGGACAAGTGGGAACGTCTCACGGTAGCTGATGCATTGGAACCCGTTCAGTTTGAAGACGGGCAGAAGATTGTGGTACAGGGAGAACCAGGGGATGAGTTCTTCATTATTTTAGAG GGTTCAGCTGCTGTGCTACAGCGTCGGTCAGAAAATGAAGAGTTTGTTGAAGTGGGAAGATTGGGGCCTTCTGATTATTTTG GTGAGATTGCGCTCCTGATGAATCGTCCTCGTGCTGCCACGGTGGTGGCTCGTGGCCCCTTGAAGTGTGTGAAGCTGGACCGACCCAGATTCGAACGCGTTCTTGGCCCGTGCTCAGATATCCTCAAACGAAACATCCAGCAGTACAACAGTTTTGTGTCGCTGTCTGTCTGA